A single genomic interval of Notolabrus celidotus isolate fNotCel1 chromosome 13, fNotCel1.pri, whole genome shotgun sequence harbors:
- the znf512 gene encoding zinc finger protein 512B → MDPAHLGGDMSPLYVPRKRKSVQSQPKGGVPCPVVQRMPERTCEPNSVGYPKNEESEDREAVKMKRTYGRKRYEELQSVSMGTVDYPTTSCSVMSSGGLSNGADPSSMAPPTARQPPRVVAKDVWPQDPEASREQSQPEDPSWNSSRDRGPDAWAPGRDRGQDQVWNSSRDRAGHSSQDQTWIPGRERAHTGPDQAWMTGRDRGPEQGWAAGRDRGQDQAWNADRDPGRDRAPSGPEQAWGTEQNQDQDWSRDRGHVWRPDLNMKKVHRGEMERSQPANNFTQPPEGRDSCSNAASVGEASTSQQSEDQKPAITSPKKEPPSYPPGSQEERWQLQIVAKGRVTCPKCKSVSRKTVEGLKKHMENCRLQPFTCQHCGKQLKSSTGMKYHIMADHSHLPSAEDAKNLDDRVIKEKLRKILKRLGKLKCSKEGCTAAFTSIMGYVYHMKKCGKEESELEKMLLNCSHCGKTYKSKAGLEYHLKSEHAPTPLKIEEDESLKAQREANPERTASGRVQRASAQVANFHLAEIANNDLPKDWPKRKFQSDLVPDDKKLKYSRPGLPAFSQEVLRKWKNEVKLQRKVHCPNQGCGCTYTSVSGLKAHLGLCTRGDFEAGKYRCLICNKEFNSESGVKYHINSVHSQDWFVTNKKASKKFEKFLKSQPKEFVHHVEKQNPDQCHHNHHLQQHHHQHHHHHHHPHHHHHHQQQQQLQHQHQHQHQHLQHPLQPLHHLQHQTVYLHPEHQNLPPQVDAPQLQPPILQYTPLEPLSAPMWVDMERREEMPGSEQAPIEMDVDEKPVEDNGEMVEGKRREKVERRKGEGKQKECFAFSGGGESEAEQQDRQRQIDQWNLKRPGVMEPHAEAVKRQRNT, encoded by the exons ATGGACCCTGCCCACCTTGGAGgggatatgtcacctttgtATGTGCCACGTAAGAGAAAGTCTGTCCAGTCCCAACCTAAAGGTGGAGTGCCATGTCCAG TAGTTCAGCGAATGCCAGAGAGGACCTGTGAGCCAAATTCAGTTGGATATCCTAAG AATGAAGAGTCTGAAGATCGAGAGGCTGTAAAGATGAAGAGAACTTACGGGAGGAAAAG GTACGAGGAACTCCAGAGTGTTTCCATGGGAACAGTAGACTACCCGACCACCAGCTGCTCGGTGATGTCATCAGGTGGTCTCTCAAACGGGGCGGATCCTAGTTCCATGGCTCCTCCCACTGCCAGGCAGCCTCCAAGAGTGGTGGCCAAGGACGTGTGGCCTCAAGACCCTGAGGCCAGCAGAGAGCAGTCCCAGCCTGAAGACCCGAGCTGGAACTCCAGCAGGGACCGGGGCCCTGATGCCTGGGCCCCAGGTAGAGACCGAGGTCAGGACCAGGTGTGGAACTCTAGCAGAGACCGAGCAGGACACTCCAGTCAGGACCAGACATGGATTCCAGGCAGGGAAAGGGCCCATACGGGACCAGACCAGGCATGGATGACGGGCAGGGATAGAGGTCCAGAGCAGGGCTGGGCAGCCGGCAGGGATCGAGGCCAGGATCAGGCCTGGAACGCAGACAGGGATCCAGGGAGAGACCGGGCTCCATCAGGGCCAGAGCAGGCGTGGGGAACGGAACAAAACCAAGACCAAGACTGGAGCAGAGACAGGGGGCACGTCTGGAGACCAG ACTTGAACATGAAGAAAGTCcacagaggagagatggagcgAAGCCAACCGGCCAATAACTTCACTcagccaccagagggcagaGACTCCT GTTCAAATGCAGCCAGTGTGGGAGAAGCCTCAACATCCCAACAAAGCGAGGACCAGAAACCGGCCATCACTTCCCCCAAGAAGGAGCCTCCTTCCTATCCACCAG GAAGTCAAGAGGAGCGATGGCAGCTCCAGATTGTGGCCAAAGGCAGAGTCACGTGTCCGAAGTGTAAAAGTGTGAGCAGGAAGACTGTGGAGGGTCTGAAGAAACACATGGAGAACTGCAGACTG CAACCCTTCACCTGTCAGCACTGTGGGAAGCAGCTCAAGTCTTCCACAGGGATGAAATATCACATCATGGCCGACCACAGTCATCTG CCCTCAGCCGAGGACGCAAAGAATCTGGACGATCGTGTCATCAAAGAAAAACTTCGTAAAATCCTGAAAAGACTGGGGAAGTTAAAATGCTCCAAAGAG GGCTGCACCGCTGCGTTCACCAGCATCATGGGCTACGTGTACCACATGAAGAAGTGTGGGAaggaggagtctgagctggagaAAATGCTGCTGAACTGCTCCCACTGTGGGAAAACATACAAGTCCAAGGCTGGTCTGGAGTACCACCTGAAGTCAGAGCACGCTCCT ACACCTCTGAAGATCGAGGAAGACGAGTCCCTGAAAGCTCAGAGAGAAGCCAACCCGGAGAGGACGGCCAGCGGCAGAGTGCAGCGAGCGTCGGCTCAGGTGGCAAACTTCCACCTGGCTGAAATCGCCAACAACGACCTGCCCAAAGACTGGCCCAAGAGGAAGTTCCAGTCTGACCTGGTGCCGGATGATAAGAAG TTGAAGTATTCCCGCCCGGGCCTGCCCGCCTTCAGCCAGGAGGTGCTGAGGAAGTGGAAGAATGAAGTGAAGCTGCAGAGGAAAGTGCACTGTCCCAACCAG GGCTGCGGCTGCACATACACCAGTGTGTCTGGACTGAAAGCTCATCTGGGACTCTGCACCAGG GGCGACTTTGAAGCTGGTAAATACAGATGTTTGATCTGCAACAAAGAGTTCAACTCTGAGAGCGGAGTGAAGTACCACATCAACTCTGTCCACTCACAG GATTGGTTCGTGACCAACAAAAAAGCCTCCAAGAAGTTCGAAAAGTTCCTCAAAAGCCAGCCCAAGGAGTTCGTCCATCACGTGGAAAAGCAGAACCCGGACCAGTgccaccacaaccaccacctccagcagcatcatcatcagcaccaccaccaccaccaccaccctcatcaccatcatcatcatcagcagcagcagcagctccagcaccagcaccagcaccagcaccaacacctgcagcaccctctgcagcctctgcatCACCTCCAGCACCAAACCGTGTACCTCCACCCGGAGCACCAGAACCTCCCTCCACAGGTGGACGCCCCCCAGCTGCAGCCGCCCATTCTCCAATACACCCCTCTGGAGCCTCTGTCTGCACCCATGTGGGTGGACATGGAACGGAGGGAGGAGATGCCGGGTTCTGAGCAGGCGCCGATCGAGATGGACGTGGACGAGAAACCTGTGGAGGACAACGGGGAGATGGTggaggggaagaggagggagaaggtggagaggaggaagggcGAGGGGAAGCAGAAGGAGTGCTTTGCTTTCAGCGGCGGAGGCGAATCAGAGGCGGAGCAGCAGGACAGGCAGAGACAGATCGACCAGTGGAACCTGAAACGTCCGGGCGTCATGGAGCCTCACGCTGAGGCGGTGAAACGACAGAGGAACACTTAA